DNA sequence from the Vicinamibacterales bacterium genome:
GCCTTCCAATGAGCTTCATCCCCCTGTTGCTCGGGAAGACGACATCGGCAGGTGACGTCGCCCAGTACGCGGTCGCGATGTCTCTCACCAGCTTTGTATACATGCCTACCGGGGCTCTCGACACGGCCGCCCTACCAATGTGGGCAAGGCGCACATCGGCGTCGCCAAAGGAACTGGTCGAAGACTACGTGTTCGTATCGCGCTGGTGCTTCATCAGCGCAGCGTTGATTGCCGCGCCGTTGTTGCTCTCGACAGAGCGAGTGTTGGCCTGGTCTTTCGGACCGCAATACCTCGCGGCAGCATGGGTTGTCCAGGCGGTGTGCGTTTTGATTCTCTTGAATGCGTCAACAGGTCCGAACGAGAGCTTGCTCAGGGCGTTCGGCAGGACGCGCCAGATCATGGTCTCTCGGATGTTACAGGGCATCAGCGTCGTGTGCATTGGTCCCTTTCTGATTGGGCGCTGGGGGCTAGCGGGAGCTGTCGGAACCTATGCCATCGCCCAAATCATTGGAAACGCCGTCTACCAGTTCTATTTGCTGCGGCTTCAACGCATTCACTTACTACAACCGACCTACGTGAAGACTGTCTCGGCGGTGCTGCTGGCTTTTGCCGCAAGTTGGTATGTCGCGACCTACCTCAGCGGATCGCCCATCCATATCTTCACGATCAGCGGCGGATTTGCTGCGACTCTCGCTGTACTCCTAACGACCTCTGGCGCCATATCGCATCGTGATTGGGATGCACTTCGGAGTGCATACACTCGATTGAGGCTCGCGTGGTGAAACTATTCTCCCGGAGTCACGCAGGAGGCGTGTCGCATCCGGGGATGCAGCCGAACGCAGGTATTGACTGGCTATCGCCACCATCGCTCCTGGCGGCAGCGTATGTAGTCGGCTTCGGTTTCAGTGTCGTCGACGGTCTGGTCGAGGGGGCGAATCCGTCGCTCATTGGATATCGACTGCGCTGGGTCTTTGACTACGACACTGGCCTTTCCTTGGGAGCACTGCTCTACCTCCTTTTGGGATACGCACTGTTCCTGCTCGGGTATCGACTGCGGCTCGCAGCCATCGTGGCGCCCGCTCGAAATGTCCAGAACCGTGCGATGGCGACGCGGCTGGCGTCGGCAGTCACGACAATCGCGTTCATCGCGACGTTCGGGACGCTCGTTGCGTACACGGCATCTGTCGGGTACGGACGGTACGTCGCGCTGGACGACACCGGGCAAAGCGGCCTGGAAAACTTGAGCTTGCTCGGAGAACTGTCCATCCTGCCGTTCTCGCTCGGCATGTACCGGTTCGCAATCTGGCGCCGGACGAAGGGCGCAGCCTACATGTCTCTCTTCGATCGCGCGTTCACATGGGCCATCATGCTGCCCCTCCAAGTGGGCCTGTCAGTCTTCATCGGCTCCCGTTCGCGAGCCCTTACCATGGTGCTGGTCACCGTGGGCGCATTCCACTATGGCTACCGCCGATTGACTGCGCGCTTGATCCTCGTTCTTATAGCGTTCTGTGTTCTTGTTGTCCTGCCTGGCATCAGCATCCTTCGCCTCGACGCTGATAATAGGCCGAAGCTGGAGCCATCGTTGTTGTGGGAGAACATGATGGAGCGAGGTTCGTCTCTCGAGTCTTTCACTGTCATTTTCGCCAATCTCAACGCGGCGCCAACTCCGGACCCGCTGTGGCTGACCGTCGCCACCGGGCTTGTGCCAAGGGCCATTTGGTCCGAGAAACCGATGGCGACGACCGCCAGCCGATTCAGTGATTGGGCCAGTGGGCGAAGGACCGTCGGACTTTCTCCTCCCCTTCCCGGCGAGCTCCTGCTGCACTTCGGCTATGTCGGTGGATTGGTCGCGATGTTCGCGTTGGGTCTTGTATGGCGACTCATCTTCATTCGCTGGGGACCATCGTGCGAGCGCGCCAGTGCGGATTCGAGAGGCTTCCTCTACATTGCGCTGATGCCGACGTTCCTGTCACTCGACGCAGGTTTCGTGAATCCATACAGCGTCCTGATTCGATTCCTGGTAGTCGGTGTGCCGATGCTCATTGTCTGCCAGAAGCCCGCATATCTCGAAGCCCGAGCGCCCGCGAGCCGCCGCGGCAGAACCTCGCGCCGGTCGGTCCCGCAACCGGCTAGCAGCAGGAAAACATGGAGGGTCGAGTGAAGCCCGCCACGCTCGACGCGCATGAGACCCGATTCGAGGTCGGTCCGGCTCGCGACCTGTCGCTCGTGTCTCGACTCCTGAAGTGGCTGCTGAGTTTCTCGATTTGTACGACGAACCTCGGCCTGGGAAATGCCGCGCGGATTCAGCTTTTCGCACGCGCCTCGGCGAAGGTCAGAGCGATTTGGATTCCTGGCTTTCCTAAACCATTCCACTTCCGCGGTTCCGCAGACCGTGGCGTCATGAGCCATTTCTTCAAAGAGTCCTGGTGTATCCAGGACACCGACGGGCGGCCGGTGCGATCTATTGTCGACTGCGGGGCGAACATCGGAGACGAAACCGTCAAGTTATGGTTGCGGTATCCGAAAGCGACGATCGTTGCGGTGGAGCCCGATGCTCTCAACTGCTCCTTTCTACAGCGAAACGTCTCGGGACTGGATCGAATCATCGTCAAACACGCGGGCGTGTGGCACAGGAACGCCAAACTGAGTGTAATCGCGGGAGAGAGTTACGAAGCGTTCACCGTACACGAAAACCTGTCGGAAGAGTCATTACAGGAACAAGTGCCTGCGGTCACCATTCCCGAACTGATGGAAGAGCAAGGGTGGTCTACGATCGATATTCTAAAACTAGATATTGAAGGCGCCGATCTCGACCTCTTTCAACATTCGTCCGGCTGGATCCATCAGATTAACGTCATCGTCGTCGAGGCCAACGACGCCCAACGGCTGCGTTCGACCGCCGCCCTTTTCGAGGCGACGGCCGCAGAGGAATTCGACGCATTCATCCACGGAGAAAACCACGTCCTCATCCGTCGTGGACTCGGCTGGACGCTGGCGCCACGATTCAGAATTGCGTAGCTGCTAAAAGATGAGACCAGCCGTCGCGCGTTTCTATTGGGACCAGCTCGGGGAATCGCAACGGGTTCTTGACCTTGGATGTGGCGAAGGCGCGATCGGCGCGCTGAAGCCGCACAATCGTGAAGTGCACGGCCTTGAGATTAGGCCCGAACTCGTTGTTCGCCTTAAGGGTTACGCGAGTGCCTCGGTGTGGGACCTCGACGCGCCAGCGCCCTTGCCGTTCGCCGACGGTCACTTCGATGCCGTGGTGGCCAAGGACATTCTCGAGCATCTTCAGCGTCCGTGGCAGACCGCGGCTGAGTTGCATCGCGTGCTCCGACCCGGTGGCATCGTTCTGGCCTCCGTAATCTGTCATCGGAGCCGACGCGTCTGGTCCGACTACACACACGTTCGGGGGTTCACAAGGGCAACCGCTAGGCAGCTGTTTACTGACGCCGGGTTCGAGGTTCCTAAGGTGTGGAGAATGGGCGGCGTCCCCGCCTCAGCAAGACTGAACGCCATTCACCTCGTCCCAAAGCTGCTCGCTATCCCTCCTTTCGACTGGATATGGACGAGTAGCTACGAACTCATTGCGCAAAAGCCCTTGGAACCAGGTCCCGGTTGAGCGCTCGCTCGTCATCTCTGGTTTCCGTCGGTTCCCGCCGGGCGCTGCTGCTTGGCGGCGTTACAGCTGACGGCAGCGCCAGCATGAAGCGCTACGCCCGTGAGCTCTCGTCAGCAATGTCAGCAGTTGCCCAGGCGGGATGGGCTCTTGGGCTTGTCCAGCCGGTTCAGCGACGGTGGCTCTCGGCGCTATGGAAAAGCAAACACGCTGAAAGGCTCGACAGCGCAGTGGCTCGGTACGTCACGTATCCCCTGACCCTTCGCAGCCGGGATGCTGACGTGTTCCATGTGCTGGACCATGGGTACGGTCACTTGGTGAGGGCGCTTGACCCGGCTCGAACGATTGTCACCTGCCACGACCTTATTCCGCTCCTCAGTGCCCACCGGCGAGTTCCAATGAGTGTTCCCGCAAGTGTCGTGACGACATTCAGATTTCGAATCAGGGAAATGGCTCGCGCAAGCAAGATCCTGGCCGACTCTGTGGCCACTCGAGACAGCTTGCTGGAGTACACGGATATTCCAGCGTCTCGCATCGTTGTCATTCCACTCGGGGTAAGCCAGTGCTTCGCACCTTGTGAGCCGTGGCAGGCTCATGCCATCAGGCGGCGACTTAACGTAAGCACGGATACGAAGGTCGTGCTGCAAGTTGCCACCCGCGGCCGCTACAAGAACACGCCATGTCTGCTTCGCGCCCTCGCGAAGCTGCGACACCAGCTTGGTCCAGCCGTAATCCTCGCGAGAGTTGGTGTGCCGCTTTATGAAGACGAGGTTGCATTGGCACACCGTCTCGCTGTCATGGACGGGATCCGATCCATTGGCTTCGTCCCGGACGACCGGACGCTTGCCGATTGGTATCGGGCTGCTACTGTCCTGGCGTTTCCATCATTATGGGAGGGGTTCGGCTGGCCGCCCCTGGAGGCGATGGCATCGGGCACGCCGGTTGTGGCGTCCGCCATCCCATCGGTCTGCGCAACGGTAGGGCAAGCGGCAGACCTCGTAGATCCAGAAGACGACGACGCATTAGCGGGAGCGCTGGAGCGAATCATCACAGACGCCGATCATGCTATGCAACTTCGGTCCAAGGGCCTTGAGCAAGCCAAGGAGTTTACTTGGGATCAGACTGCGAGGCTCACGCTCGCTGTCTACGATGAAGTTTCCGGCACGACCACTTCCGCCGACGCTCTCTTGGACAAGCGTCTCGGATGTTTGACGGGACCGACGCCGCCAGACGTGGGTGCCCACGGCCCACCGACATGCTAAGAGTCCTTGGGTTCTGTGAAGGTGCGCGAGTTGATACGGGAGGCATTGGGCTGATTGGTGTTCCGCTCATTCATCAAGCCCTGGCTGACCACGGGCACAATGATGTGCTGGCAATCGGCGGACAACCGATGCCATCGGCCCATTCGATGCTTCATGAGACCATCGGTGACATTCTTGATTCGACCAGGACCGGTCACGCCGGAGTCGTCTCGTTCCCGGCGATAGGCCGCTGGTGCTTTTCGCCCGCCCTGTACCTCGCGGCCCTGGCCGGTGCCCCACGCGCCGACTTCATCACCCTTCATTCGATGTACTCGTTCCCGGTACTTGCTGGCTACGTTGCGGCGAAGCGCTTTGGGAAGCCGTTCGGATTATGGCCGCATGGCGTGTTTGCACCGGTCCAGCGCGAAGTCGGGAGGGCAAGAAAGGTGGTCTACGACACAATGGTCGGCCGGCGGATCCTTGACGACGCGTCGGTGCTCTTTTACAGCGCTGAAGGAGAACGCGACGAGGCGAGGCCGCTTGGGCTGAAGGCGCCCTCGGTTGTGATCCCGCACGGGATCGATGCACGCCAATTTGCCAATCTGCCCGCCCGCGGTGCGTTCCGCCAGAAACACATGGCTGGCCATCAGGGACCACTGGTGCTTTACCTCGGTCGCCTGAACGTCAAGAAAGGCCTGGACCTCCTCGTGGAATCGATCGCGCGGGTCGTAAGAGAGATACCAGATGTTCGCCTGGCCATTGCCGGAGGTGGTCATCCAGCATCTTTCACTAGCAAGGTGCAGAAGTGGGTGGCACAAGCCGGAATTCAGAAAACGACCGTGCTTACTGGGCCGCTCGACGAGAACGAAAAGCTCGCAGCATTCTCCGACTGCGACGTGTTCGTCCTGCCTTCCGCCGCCGAGAACTTCGGCTTTGCCATGTTCGAGGCTATGGCCAGCGGGCGCGCAGTGGTCTGTTCGAACACAATGAACTACGCCGGCGAGGTCAGTCGTTGCGCCGCCGGGATTGTTGCCGAGCGAACAGTGGCCAGTTTTGCCGAAGCGATAGGACAGTTGCTTTCTAACTCAGAACAGCGTCTGGCGATGGGTCAAAACGGGCAGAGACTCGCCAGGAACTACTCATGGGATACCTGTGGACGCCGGGTCGAAATGACCATCGAGAGCATTCTCACAGGTCAGCCTTTTCCTCTCGAGTTGAAGCCTGATGGGGCATGAAGTTCAAGGCTCATCACCCTTGTCACTAAAACCACTAGCTCGGCGATTTTTGTCGGCCCGCGTCAAGCCCCATCGAATACTTGCCGGCCCTCTTCGTGGCGCCCGCATCGTAACATCGTGGCACGACTATCCCGGCAGCATCATGGGTCGCACGGAACGAGATCTTCTTGATTGGTTCCAGCAGAACGTGAAGCCTGGCGAAACCTGGCTCGACGTGGGCGCACATTATGGCTATACAGCCATTGGGCTGTCGAGATTGGTCGGCCCTTCCGGGCGGGTGTTCGCGTTCGAGCCGGTGGTATCCACTGCCGGCTGCGTTGCTCAGACCAGGATCCTGAACGGCCTGACACAGGCCACGGTCGTGCCCTGCGGATTAGGGGACCCCGAGAGTCTCGCATGCTTCAAGCTGCCACTCGAGCGGGGAATGGCTGACCAGACGCTCATTGCCGACGCGGAGCGCTGGTGGGAGTCCATTCAGATTGCGCGCCTCGATTGGTTGTGGCCGCGACTAAACGGGGGGATCGACGCAATCGATGGTGTGAAGATCGATGTGCAAGGCATGGAGATCGACGCTCTTCGCGGAATGGAAGACCTTCTTCGGCGGCAGCACCCGAAGTTGGTCATCGAGCTTCACGAGGGAGTCGATCGTACCACGGTCCTCGACCTGCTGGCCCGCACAGGTTATCAGACCCGATGTTGCGCCATCGAGCCTCAAGGTGACGCAAGATTCAAGGACAACCACAGCTACGCGTTCGTGGCGAACGAAGTCAATCCTTCTTGTGCCCGATGACCAGTCCGTGCCCCGCGTGTCATTCGACTTCGAGCTCGTTGTCGCATCATTCCGTCCGGAACGGCCTCACGACCGTCAGGTGCAGGACCTGTGGGCTGCGATTCATCCAAGAGCGAATCGACGAGCACCAACAGACCAGCCTCTACGCAGATGAAGACACCTACCGTCACTTTGCCGAAGCTGAGCGCAGCGTAACGGCCGTTCCTCAACGCAGGCGAGAGTGGGCCAGTCTGCTGGCGGAGGCGATACTTGCCGAAGACTTCGCCGTGCGGCGCGGTCGCCGCCCCCGGCTGCTCGACATCGGCTGCGGCGCTGGCGATTTTCTCGTTATTGCGAGAGATGCAGGCTTCGACGCTCATGGCGTCGAGCTCTCGGCCGCTGCCGCCCGGCTTGCGAAACAAGACCATCAACTCGACGTGACGGTGGGGGACTTCAAATCCGAGAGCCGCGAAGGATATTTCGAGGCGATCGCGCTAATTGGCGTCCTTGAGCACGTTCGAGACCCGAGCGAGTTAATGTTCCAAGCGGGCAGATTGCTAGCCCCTGGAGGCGTTCTACTAATCTATACGCCTGTGTGGGGTGTCTACGATCGTGTTTCGAGCGGCCTTGCCCGGTTGACGCGAGGCCACTGGAGCCGCCTGATAGACCGTCGCATCAATACGGCGCACCTTCAGATCTTTCCACAACGCACTCTCGTCAGATTAGCCGAGACCAACGGGCTCAACGTCACCCACAGTCTGAGAGTCTGCGAGTACAACCTGCCCGTTCACCATTACTTGAGTTCAGTCGGAATCGAATCCGCCTGGTTCATGGGGTTCTTCGAGAGATGCGTGAACACGCTTATCAACACGAATCTCTTCTTTCGAAACAACCAGCGAGTCCTTATTTCAAAACCGATTTGCGTTCAGCCATCAGACTCAACACCGTGCTGAGTTCAAGCCGAAGCAGACGTCGGCGGTAAGTCCCTACCAGACATAGCCAATCTTCCAGCGATCGTGCGAGTCCTAGCAATCGGTATGAATTACCTGCCCGAGTCGGCCTCGATTGGGCCGTACACAGCGGCGTTAGCCACCTTTCTACAGGACCGTGGGCACAGTGTGCATGTCGTTACCAGTTTTCCGATGGCGCCGCAGTGGCGAGTATGGGATGGGTACCGGGGTGAGTGGTTCCGGAGGGAGGTGATCAACGGCATCCCAGTTCGGCGCACCTACGCGTACGTGCCAGCGGATCCGCGCCGTACGATCAATCGTGTGCTGTATGACTGCTCGTTCAGTGTGTCTGCGCTAGCGGGCTGCTTTGGCGATGGGCGGTACGACATCGTCATCGCGATCTCGCCGCCGCTGCAGCTCGGCCTGACCGGATGGCTCGTGTCCCGGCTGTTCCGAGTGCCCCTGTTCTTCCATATTCAGGATCTTGTGCCTGACGCGGCCATCGCCACGGGGCTGTTGTCGCCGGAATCATTGTCAATCCGCGTGGCCCGGGCGCTCGAGCGGTTTGTCTACAGGCGTGCTGCGGGTATTGGCGTGATCTGCCAGGGATTCCATAACAACCTTGTCGCCAAAGGTCTGGCGCCTGACAAGATTCACATTCTGCCAAACTCGATCGATTTGAACTTCATGCGCGAACACGTCAAAGACAACCCGTTTAGGAGGGCGCACGGCCTGGCTTCGGACGACATCGTCCTGATGTACTCGGGGAGCATCGCACTCAAGCAGGGCCTCGAGGTAATGGTGGACGCCGCGGGATTGCTCACCGACATACCGAAGCTACAGTTCGTCGTTGTAGGCGAAGGGCCACCTCTTGAGCGGCTTAAGCAACGAGCCGAGACACGGGCGCTCCAGAACATCCACTTTCTCCCGTTCCAGCCTCGCGAGAGCCTGCCCGAGCAACTTGGTGCTGCCGACGCCTTGGTCATCACTCAACGCCGCGCCGTCACCGACTTCGCCTTTCCGGGCAAGCTCTTGTACTACATGGCGGCCGCGCGCCCCGTCTTGGCAGCAGTTAGCGCGGACAGCGAAACGGGGCGATTCGTCGCGGCGCAAAAAGTGGGCCTGGTCACGCCCCCCGAAGACGCACTTGCGATGGCGCAAAACATCAGGGCCCTACTGGCCAGCGACATGACGGCTACGGGGCGCCGCAGCCGATCGGTCGCGGAGCAGCTGTTCGACAATCGCACCGTTCTTCCTGCATTTGAAGAGGTTCTGCAATCGCTGGTCCGATCGGCAGGATCCTCGGCGGTGAGCGGTTCTGCCAAATGAGTATCCTCACGCCGGGTAACATAGCGGTCGTCACTGGCGGATCGAGCGGCATTGGGCAGGCGGTCGCGGCGGCGCTCACCGATCTCGAGTTACGCGTCGTCATTGCAAGCGATCGGGTGACAGATCTTGAGCGGGCCGCTGGGGAACTATCGGCCCAGGGACGGCTGGTGGACCGCATTCTGTGCGACGTGCAGAGCCGGGAGGCAGTTGAACGAATGGCCGTGGAACTAATTTCGCGCTACGGCCGAGTTGATTTACTCATCAACAACGCCGGCTACGCGGTCTACCGGTCATTCGAAGAAAGCTCGCTCGACGAGATTGAGAGTCTGCTGGACGTGAATCTCGCCGGCGCGATGCGGTGTACCAAGGCATTTCTGCCGTCCATGATCTCCCGGCGCGCCGGGCGCATCGTGAACATCGCCTCATTAGCCGGTGGAGTGATCATCACGCCCAACGCCGTGTACTGTGCGGCGAAACACGGTATGGTGGCATGGACCCGGACGCTGCGGTATGAGCTCGACCGCTTTGGGCTCTCGGCAAACGTCGTCTGCCCGGGTCTGACCAAGACCCGGTTCCATGACCATCCAACCTTCCAGCGCCGACAAAACCACCGCCGAGACGGCCGCTCCTGGATGATGCCTGAGCAAGTCGCGGCTCAGGTGATCCGGGCAATCCGCCGCGACCGTGCAGTTACATACGTGCCTGGGTGGCAGGGCCTAGTTGCCTGGGCGTTGGCTGCAGCTCCATTTGCAGTTGAGCCGCTGTGGGGGCGCGTGATGCGGAAGCGCATCTCGGCGCTGTACGAGGACTGATTCTGCGAAGGAACTCACTTCATTCCTAGAGGCGCGGCGACGCGATGTGCCAGTCAGTGGCGATTTAAGCCCTGTTCTGCCTCGTCGCTGCCGTGCCGCACCGCGCCGTCGCGCTGCGGCCTTCCTTTCTTGAGATTGGGTGGCACTGGCAGAAACTGGACACGATCCAGTCACTGCTGATGACCAGCGCCGTCTCGATGCGGGCAACGTAGGATTGCGACGTTTTCATGCGCCGGGCGAGTTGTGTTTGCGACAACCCGGCGCCCGTCCTGGCCTCGATGATGCTGCGGACGAGCTCTAATTCTTTTCCCAGCGCCTGGTACGCCGTCTTGAATTTCGGGTTCTTCATCCAGGCCCGACGCAGGTCTTTGACCTTGGTCATTTCTCCAAATCCTTCGCGCGCGCAAAGCCGGCCTGGCCCTTCAGCCGGATTTCCCAAATCGAGTCCCGAATGTGTTTGACGTGCGGCTCTCTGACGTTGGGCAGACCGACGGCCTCGATCAACTCAGCGATGCGAACGAAACGCGCCTGCATCTCCTCAGGGAGGTCGGCAAGCTCGCCGTCCACCGTGTCGTTGAGCGTTTCGACAGTCCATCCCACAGTTTCGACTATACCGTGTCTGGTATTTTTCGAGCCCACGTCTGACGGGGTTCAGCACAAGGGTTCACAAGATCAGCCGGAGCAGCTCTCAACGGAATAGCCCGGCGCCCGCTGATTCAGCGCAGGCTTCATCTTTCGCTTCGTGTCCATTTTCTAACCTCAAGGTCAGAGACCACGTGATGCTGGGAGATCCACCGGCGTCGGTTACCGAGCGGAAACGGTGTTGTCGTAGCCGAGCTGCGCTACACTAACCTCATGCCTACCGTCAGTCTCAGGGCCCACTACGACGGCAAGACGATCCGGAGCCGTTTGACTTGCCTCCGAACGCGCGCTTGATGGTGACCGTGCTGCCGCCGATGACGGACACTGACCACGAAGACTGGGCGAGTCTGTCGGCGGCGAATCTGGCGCGCGCGTACGGGGACGACGAGCCGGACTACACTGAAACAAGCGTGAGGGACAGGCTCTGCCAACATCTTTCTGGCGGTCAGCGACAAGACCAGCCGAGAGCAGCCGCCGCAGCCGTCAACGGAATAGCCCGGCGCGCGCTGATTCAGCGCACCCGGTTCGGCACGAAGAACCTGCTCTAGGCGAATACCGCCATTACCACGAATGCGCGCTTGCATCACAGGCGGTAGCGGCTTCATTGGAAGCACACTGGCGGATAGGCTGATCGCCGAGGATCACGACGTTATTGTGTACGACAACTTCTCTACTGGCGATCGCCGCTTCCTCGACTCCGCCACCCGCTCGCCCCGTCTCCGCATCGTCGAAAACGACACACTGCATCCCGAGCCCCTCACTGAGGCGATAGCGGGGTGCGACGTCGTGTTTCACCTGGCCGCCAATGCCGACGTCCGCTTCGGCACCGAGCATCCAGGGAAGGACCTGCAGCAGAACACCATCGCCACCTTCACCGTGCTGGAAGCCATGCGGGCATCAGGAGTGAAGCGCATTGTGTTCTCGTCCACGGGATCGGTGTACGGCGAGCCATCCACTTTCCCCACGCCGGAAGACGCGCCCTTCCCGGTTCAGACATCCCTCTACGGCGCATCGAAGCTCTCAGGTGAGAGCCTGATCGCCGCCTACTGTGAGGGCTTCGGATTCGAAGGCTTCATCTTTCGCTTCGTGTCCATTCTTGGTGAGCGCTACACGCACGGACACGTGTTCGACTTCTGCAAGAGCCTGTTGCGCGACCCGTCGACACTGAAGGTGCTGGGAAACGGCAAACAACGAAAGTCGTACCTCTACGTCCACGACTGCATCGACGCCATCCTGATGGCCTTGGATAAAGCGCCCGATCGATTCAACCTTTTTAATCTCGGCACGGATGAGTACTGCCAGGTCAGCGACTCGATCGGCTGGATTACTAACCGCCTCGGTGTTTCGCCACAGCTTCAGTACACGGGCGGGGAGCGTGGCTGGATCGGCGACAGCCCCTTCATTTTCCTCGACTGCTCACGCATTCGCGCGCTCGGGTGGAAGCCCACCCTGACCATCCAGCAGGCTGTAATCCGAACCGTCGACTACCTGCTGGAGAACAAGCACCTGATGGACCAGCGCTCGTGAAGGTGTGCGTTCTGGGCCTTTGGCACCTGGGCTCCGTGACAGCGGCATGTGTGGCCAGCCTCGGACACGATGTCGTCGGTCACGACCTGGACGAATCGGTCGTAGCAGGCCTCAGTGAAGCCAGGCCTCCCGTGGGCGAGCCCGGACTTCCGGAGCTGATTCAACAGCAACTCGACTCCGGGCGCCTGACGTTCACGGCTGACCTCGCCACCGCACTTCGAGGAGCAGAGGTGGTGTGGGTCACCTACGACACACCGGTCGACGAGGAAGACAGGGCGGACGTTGAGCATGTGACCTCGGCAGTGGAGCGGACCTTTCCAAACCTGGAAGACGGTTCGCTCGTGTTGACGTCGTCGCAGCTTCCCGTCGGCACGACGAGAGAGCTCGAGCGTCGATGGATGGCAAGGTCAGACGGCCGGAAGGTCGCCTTCGCATACTCGCCGGAGAACCTCAGGCTAGGGAAAGCGATTGACGTCTTTCTGTCGCCAGATCGAATCGTCGTTGGCTCTCGGGAGCAGGACCGTCCGCTCGTCGCCGAACTCTTTGGGCCGCTCGCGGATAAAATCGTGTGGATGGGCGTCGAATCGGCGGAGATGACCAAACATGCGGTGAACGCCTTCCTCGCCACGTCGGTCACCTTCATCAACGAGGTCGCCCGGCTTTGTGAGGCGGTTGGCGCCGATGCGGCCGAAGTAGAGCGTGGGCTCAAGACCGAGGCCCGGATTGGACCAAAGGCATATCTCGGTCCCGGCGCCGCATTTGCCGGCGGTACCCTCGCCAGGGACGTCCAGTTCCTCCGGGCGATCGCCACCCAACACAACCGCACAACGCCACTCCTCAACGGCCTCGCGGAGAGCAATGCCCAGCATCGGTCGTGGACGATCGACCGCGTCGAAAACACCCTGGGGTCGCTCCGCGGGCACCGCATTGCCGTTTGGGGCCTTACCTACAAGGCCGGAACAACAACCCTGCGGCGCTCGGATGCCGTTGCGCTCTGCAACCAGCTCCTGGAGCGTGGCGCTACCGTGCTGGCACACGATCCGACGGTGAAGACCTCGCCGACAGAGCTGGACAGTGCGATCGAGGTCTGCAGCGATCCCATCGAAACTGCGGCGGATACCGATGCGCTGGTGGTGGCCACCGGGTGGCCGCTGTATCGAGACGTCGCGCCAGATCGGCTTTTCGCGACCATGAAACGCCCGGTGGTCGTGGATGCCAACAGGTTTCTTGGCGCCACGATCGGTGCGGATACCCGGTTCGAGTACTTCTCGGTCGGCCGGCACCACTAAAGTGGTGCCCTACTGGAGAATCTGAAGTGGCGCCCCACGCGAATAGCGAGCTGACCGGACGGAACGCCATCATTACCGGGGCAAGCCAGGGCCTCGGGAAGGAAATCGCGCGGGCCTACCTCGCGGCCGGCGCAAGCGTCCTGCTCTGCGCTCGCAGTGCCGATGACCTTG
Encoded proteins:
- a CDS encoding WcaI family glycosyltransferase, with protein sequence MRVLAIGMNYLPESASIGPYTAALATFLQDRGHSVHVVTSFPMAPQWRVWDGYRGEWFRREVINGIPVRRTYAYVPADPRRTINRVLYDCSFSVSALAGCFGDGRYDIVIAISPPLQLGLTGWLVSRLFRVPLFFHIQDLVPDAAIATGLLSPESLSIRVARALERFVYRRAAGIGVICQGFHNNLVAKGLAPDKIHILPNSIDLNFMREHVKDNPFRRAHGLASDDIVLMYSGSIALKQGLEVMVDAAGLLTDIPKLQFVVVGEGPPLERLKQRAETRALQNIHFLPFQPRESLPEQLGAADALVITQRRAVTDFAFPGKLLYYMAAARPVLAAVSADSETGRFVAAQKVGLVTPPEDALAMAQNIRALLASDMTATGRRSRSVAEQLFDNRTVLPAFEEVLQSLVRSAGSSAVSGSAK
- a CDS encoding SDR family NAD(P)-dependent oxidoreductase, whose product is MSILTPGNIAVVTGGSSGIGQAVAAALTDLELRVVIASDRVTDLERAAGELSAQGRLVDRILCDVQSREAVERMAVELISRYGRVDLLINNAGYAVYRSFEESSLDEIESLLDVNLAGAMRCTKAFLPSMISRRAGRIVNIASLAGGVIITPNAVYCAAKHGMVAWTRTLRYELDRFGLSANVVCPGLTKTRFHDHPTFQRRQNHRRDGRSWMMPEQVAAQVIRAIRRDRAVTYVPGWQGLVAWALAAAPFAVEPLWGRVMRKRISALYED
- a CDS encoding helix-turn-helix transcriptional regulator; the encoded protein is MTKVKDLRRAWMKNPKFKTAYQALGKELELVRSIIEARTGAGLSQTQLARRMKTSQSYVARIETALVISSDWIVSSFCQCHPISRKEGRSATARCGTAATRQNRA
- a CDS encoding type II toxin-antitoxin system RelE/ParE family toxin translates to MGWTVETLNDTVDGELADLPEEMQARFVRIAELIEAVGLPNVREPHVKHIRDSIWEIRLKGQAGFARAKDLEK
- a CDS encoding NAD-dependent epimerase/dehydratase family protein is translated as MRACITGGSGFIGSTLADRLIAEDHDVIVYDNFSTGDRRFLDSATRSPRLRIVENDTLHPEPLTEAIAGCDVVFHLAANADVRFGTEHPGKDLQQNTIATFTVLEAMRASGVKRIVFSSTGSVYGEPSTFPTPEDAPFPVQTSLYGASKLSGESLIAAYCEGFGFEGFIFRFVSILGERYTHGHVFDFCKSLLRDPSTLKVLGNGKQRKSYLYVHDCIDAILMALDKAPDRFNLFNLGTDEYCQVSDSIGWITNRLGVSPQLQYTGGERGWIGDSPFIFLDCSRIRALGWKPTLTIQQAVIRTVDYLLENKHLMDQRS
- a CDS encoding nucleotide sugar dehydrogenase, encoding MCVLGLWHLGSVTAACVASLGHDVVGHDLDESVVAGLSEARPPVGEPGLPELIQQQLDSGRLTFTADLATALRGAEVVWVTYDTPVDEEDRADVEHVTSAVERTFPNLEDGSLVLTSSQLPVGTTRELERRWMARSDGRKVAFAYSPENLRLGKAIDVFLSPDRIVVGSREQDRPLVAELFGPLADKIVWMGVESAEMTKHAVNAFLATSVTFINEVARLCEAVGADAAEVERGLKTEARIGPKAYLGPGAAFAGGTLARDVQFLRAIATQHNRTTPLLNGLAESNAQHRSWTIDRVENTLGSLRGHRIAVWGLTYKAGTTTLRRSDAVALCNQLLERGATVLAHDPTVKTSPTELDSAIEVCSDPIETAADTDALVVATGWPLYRDVAPDRLFATMKRPVVVDANRFLGATIGADTRFEYFSVGRHH